In Pyricularia oryzae 70-15 chromosome 2, whole genome shotgun sequence, one genomic interval encodes:
- a CDS encoding citrinin biosynthesis oxydoreductase CtnB — translation MPEILMLARIICSRHIGINGTTLYIPPRLVVQCRRLSTCLQPYFRLVFAEAPFVCLPGPDVGTVFADSGPFKRWLADEKEHYSDAEVVATIDASLAAAMQGDTRAGATGPWVGLLGFSQGGKLAASLLYRQQRQQQPRASGDAWRFGVIMAGRGPTVCLDPETCPSVLLARPRAELLAPPLQKLDQAEAAKGHHVLRVPTLHVHGRFDPDLKYHKVLLHDYCEPSTARLLEWAGDHRVPLKPADVTPVVDGILKLAAATGV, via the exons ATGCCCGAGATTTTAA TGCTGGCTAGAATCATCTGTAGTCGACATATCGGCATTAACGGTACCACGCTCTACATTCCACCAAGGCTGGTA GTCCAGTGCCGCCGCCTCTCGACATGTCTGCAGCCGTACTTTCGGCTGGTTTTCGCCGAGGCCCCTTTTGTCTGCCTCCCGGGACCCGACGTCGGTACCGTGTTTGCAGACTCCGGACCGTTTAAGCGCTGGCTCGCCGACGAAAAGGAACACTACTCGGACGCCGAGGTCGTCGCCACCATCGACGCATCCCTCGCTGCCGCCATGCAGGGCGACACTCGCGCCGGCGCCACGGGCCCCTGGGTCGGCCTGCTCGGCTTTTCTCAGGGCGGCAAATTGGCCGCCAGTCTGCTGTACCGGCAGcagaggcagcagcagccgcgggCCTCGGGCGACGCGTGGCGTTTTGGAGTAATTATGGCCGGCCGCGGACCGACCGTGTGCCTAGACCCGGAGACCTGCCCATCAGTGCTTCTCGCGAGGCCGAGGGCGGAGCTGCTCGCCCCACCTCTGCAGAAACTGGATCAGGCCGAGGCCGCAAAAGGCCACCACGTGCTCAGGGTGCCGACGTTGCATGTGCACGGCAGATTTGACCCGGACCTCAAGTATCACAAGGTGCTGCTGCACGATTATTGCGAGCCCAGCACGGCGCGGCTGCTGGAGTGGGCCGGCGACCACCGGGTGCCGCTCAAGCCGGCCGATGTCACGCCTGTGGTGGATGGGATTCTTAAGCtagcggcggcgacgggggtttaa